Proteins encoded by one window of Monoglobus pectinilyticus:
- a CDS encoding amino acid ABC transporter permease, translated as MNFITELGNSLYSTFVLDNRWQWFLSGLGYTLLISFFAVLVGLVIGVVMAFGRLSKNKLFRGISGLYIDIIRGTPTMVQLLIIYFIIFANVNIDRWMVGVIAFGINSGAYIAEIVRGGILSIDQGQTEAGRSLGLTQRQTMTYIIIPQAVKNILPALGNEFIVLIKETAVIGMIANIDLVGAARKVQSLTYDYVVPMLSIALIYYVVIKIVSTLLKAFENKLRKSDIR; from the coding sequence ATGAACTTTATTACTGAGCTCGGAAATTCTTTGTATTCAACATTTGTATTGGATAACCGGTGGCAATGGTTTTTGAGCGGTCTTGGCTACACGCTTTTAATTTCATTTTTTGCTGTTTTGGTAGGTCTGGTCATTGGTGTTGTAATGGCCTTCGGCAGATTATCAAAAAATAAATTATTCCGCGGTATCTCTGGTTTATATATTGATATTATCCGCGGAACTCCAACAATGGTTCAGCTCCTGATAATTTACTTCATAATTTTTGCTAATGTCAATATTGACAGATGGATGGTCGGTGTTATTGCATTCGGTATTAACAGCGGCGCTTATATTGCTGAAATAGTAAGAGGAGGAATCCTATCTATCGACCAGGGACAGACTGAGGCCGGCAGGTCGCTGGGACTAACGCAGCGCCAAACAATGACTTACATAATAATACCTCAGGCGGTCAAAAATATACTTCCTGCGCTGGGAAATGAATTTATTGTACTTATAAAAGAGACTGCTGTTATCGGTATGATAGCCAATATAGACCTCGTAGGCGCCGCCAGAAAAGTACAGAGTTTAACCTATGATTATGTAGTGCCTATGCTTTCAATTGCACTTATTTACTATGTAGTTATTAAAATAGTGAGCACATTGCTAAAAGCATTTGAAAATAAATTGAGAAAATCCGATATACGATAG
- the rsmA gene encoding 16S rRNA (adenine(1518)-N(6)/adenine(1519)-N(6))-dimethyltransferase RsmA yields the protein MKLSGKSELMSVLNKYNFSFSKSLGQNFLIDQNILNKIVSGSGINENTNVLEVGPGAGTLTRELCLKAKKVTAVEIDKALIPILNDVMSDFDNFNLINSDILELNINELIKDEFGNESFTVVANLPYYITTPIIMNFLESELPVNSMTLMIQKEVAARILAEPGTKDYGALSVAVQFYAKPGVICSASPHCFTPQPKVTSTVVNLKLYDKPKYDVKNKEQFFKIVKSIFSQRRKTLVNSLSGSPYLDLSKDKIIDVLKQMELNEKVRGEKLNIEQITELSNIIYETQE from the coding sequence ATGAAGCTATCCGGAAAATCTGAACTGATGTCAGTTCTCAATAAATATAATTTTTCTTTTTCAAAAAGTTTGGGACAGAACTTTTTAATTGATCAGAATATTTTAAACAAAATTGTCAGCGGTTCAGGTATTAATGAGAATACAAATGTACTGGAAGTGGGACCGGGAGCAGGAACTCTTACAAGAGAACTTTGTTTAAAAGCAAAGAAAGTTACAGCGGTTGAAATAGATAAAGCTCTTATCCCAATTTTAAATGATGTAATGTCCGATTTTGATAATTTTAATCTCATTAACAGTGATATTTTGGAGCTGAATATTAATGAGTTGATAAAAGATGAATTCGGCAATGAAAGCTTTACTGTAGTTGCAAATCTGCCTTATTATATAACAACTCCAATTATTATGAATTTTCTTGAAAGTGAACTTCCTGTCAATTCAATGACTCTAATGATACAAAAAGAAGTTGCAGCCCGTATTCTTGCCGAGCCCGGAACAAAGGATTACGGGGCTCTTTCGGTTGCTGTTCAGTTCTATGCTAAGCCCGGAGTAATCTGCTCGGCTTCGCCTCATTGTTTTACACCTCAGCCAAAGGTGACATCGACTGTTGTCAATCTTAAATTATATGATAAGCCGAAATATGATGTGAAAAATAAGGAACAATTTTTTAAAATTGTAAAATCTATTTTTTCACAGCGCAGAAAAACACTGGTAAACTCGTTATCAGGCAGCCCATATTTAGATCTTAGCAAAGATAAAATAATCGACGTTTTAAAACAAATGGAATTGAATGAGAAAGTACGCGGTGAAAAACTAAATATAGAACAAATAACTGAACTATCGAATATAATTTATGAAACACAGGAGTAA